A region from the Haloarcula limicola genome encodes:
- a CDS encoding sodium:solute symporter family protein → MVDVTDPLILTMIVYFLVTLAVGIWFGRGAGEGYVEFTLAGRDLSLPVYMMTYFATFTGGGLTMGIAQRAFVDGISAQWYAMAEGLAWMTITVFIGFLYSFEVVSVPGLLGRVYGEYTQYFAGLFTVVGQVALTAGQTIGMASIISVVTDVSLSVAFWVSVAIFVGLTAYGGMSTVAYTDTLHGVVIIVGMLIATPIAVMNAGGVGAIAGSVPSGHMNWFGVGLVQIGSWYLMYITVAGAQQQMLQRTWSARSKRVAMFGTFLAGAIITGYGVLTAAAGMIANAQGAQIESSMAFAWTITNTLPPVLAGLLLAAAVSAVITGADSFLLAGATSFVNDLYIPLRGGKEGLDDGHLVAVTRVTVLVFGVGAALIAQSGIQIIAINTLGMGIMSVLFAGLVMMLWDGTVREAGLPGFVVGGLVFAVWEFALGSPTFFGEGQVEPAVPATLAAIVTIWLVSKLYDGGERFDVSRVRELASRDMGRMEAEETVAGDD, encoded by the coding sequence GTGGTAGACGTCACCGATCCGCTGATCCTGACGATGATCGTCTACTTCCTCGTCACGCTCGCCGTCGGCATCTGGTTCGGGCGCGGCGCCGGCGAGGGGTACGTGGAGTTCACGCTCGCGGGGCGGGACCTGAGCCTCCCGGTCTACATGATGACGTACTTCGCGACGTTCACCGGCGGCGGCCTCACGATGGGCATCGCACAGCGGGCGTTCGTCGACGGCATCAGCGCCCAGTGGTACGCGATGGCCGAGGGCCTCGCGTGGATGACCATCACGGTGTTCATCGGCTTCCTCTACTCCTTCGAGGTCGTCAGCGTCCCCGGGCTGCTGGGCCGGGTCTACGGGGAGTACACCCAGTACTTCGCCGGGCTGTTCACCGTCGTCGGGCAGGTGGCGCTCACCGCCGGCCAGACCATCGGGATGGCGTCGATCATCTCCGTCGTCACGGACGTCTCGCTGTCGGTCGCCTTCTGGGTGAGCGTCGCGATATTCGTCGGTCTCACCGCCTACGGCGGGATGAGCACCGTCGCGTACACGGACACCTTACACGGCGTGGTCATCATCGTCGGAATGCTCATCGCGACGCCCATCGCGGTCATGAACGCCGGCGGCGTGGGCGCGATCGCCGGGAGCGTCCCCTCCGGCCACATGAACTGGTTCGGCGTCGGCCTCGTGCAGATCGGCTCGTGGTACCTGATGTACATCACCGTCGCCGGCGCACAGCAACAGATGCTCCAGCGGACGTGGTCGGCTCGGAGCAAGCGAGTCGCCATGTTCGGGACGTTCCTCGCCGGCGCGATCATAACCGGCTACGGCGTGCTCACCGCGGCCGCCGGGATGATCGCCAACGCGCAGGGCGCGCAGATCGAGTCCTCGATGGCGTTCGCCTGGACCATTACGAACACGCTCCCCCCGGTGCTCGCCGGTCTCCTGCTGGCGGCGGCCGTCTCGGCGGTCATCACCGGCGCGGACTCGTTCCTGCTCGCCGGCGCGACGAGCTTCGTCAACGACCTCTACATCCCGCTCCGCGGCGGGAAGGAGGGGCTCGACGACGGGCACCTCGTCGCGGTGACGCGGGTGACGGTCCTCGTCTTCGGCGTCGGCGCCGCGCTGATAGCCCAGAGCGGCATCCAGATAATCGCCATCAACACGCTCGGGATGGGCATCATGTCCGTCCTCTTCGCCGGCCTCGTGATGATGCTCTGGGACGGGACCGTCCGGGAAGCGGGCCTGCCCGGGTTCGTCGTCGGCGGCCTCGTCTTCGCCGTCTGGGAGTTCGCCCTCGGATCGCCCACGTTCTTCGGCGAGGGGCAGGTCGAACCGGCGGTCCCGGCGACGCTCGCGGCCATCGTCACCATCTGGCTCGTGAGCAAACTCTACGACGGGGGCGAGCGCTTCGACGTCAGCCGGGTCCGCGAGCTCGCCAGTCGAGATATGGGACGCATGGAAGCGGAAG
- a CDS encoding DUF7117 family protein: protein MKIRGDRECQSCGTRWSYYDTGSVECPECGSVHSVGVDDHTEHTDTPVSLDLTRIRNRVDDDPADEVARAAAETCREYTRKRGFIDAGELQPLDETYVAASILQHVATALAREMRPDDATELYFLDLLGGADAGERPRADEVPDGLRTAFGLAVAEAVDAYQRDVRRYLDDHPDETARQLSGRIRDHRKRVEALDGDVDPENANRLLHAARDLGRFVSGDESAYVTADNWLSGLDAA from the coding sequence ATGAAGATCCGAGGGGACCGCGAGTGCCAGTCCTGCGGGACCCGGTGGTCGTACTACGACACCGGGAGCGTCGAGTGCCCGGAGTGCGGCAGCGTCCACAGCGTCGGCGTCGACGATCACACGGAACACACCGACACGCCCGTCTCGCTGGATCTGACGCGGATACGGAACCGCGTGGACGACGACCCGGCCGACGAGGTCGCCCGCGCCGCCGCGGAGACGTGCCGGGAGTACACGCGCAAACGGGGGTTCATCGACGCGGGCGAGCTCCAACCCCTCGACGAGACGTACGTCGCCGCCAGTATCCTCCAGCACGTCGCCACTGCCCTCGCGCGTGAGATGCGCCCGGACGACGCGACGGAGCTGTACTTCCTCGACCTGCTCGGCGGGGCCGACGCCGGGGAGCGGCCGAGAGCCGACGAAGTCCCGGACGGGCTCCGCACGGCGTTCGGGCTCGCCGTGGCCGAGGCCGTCGACGCCTACCAGCGTGACGTGCGCAGATACCTCGACGACCACCCGGACGAGACGGCTCGACAGCTCTCGGGTCGCATCCGCGACCACCGCAAGCGAGTCGAGGCCCTAGATGGGGACGTCGACCCGGAGAACGCGAACCGCCTGCTCCACGCCGCCCGCGACCTCGGCCGGTTCGTCAGCGGCGACGAGAGCGCCTACGTCACCGCCGACAACTGGCTGAGCGGACTGGACGCGGCGTAG